In Halodesulfovibrio sp. MK-HDV, a single window of DNA contains:
- a CDS encoding HAMP domain-containing sensor histidine kinase, translating to MFRSFFAPFNRRIIFFITAMCAIAICTVVLVSASSIMLTKKGRSERIIKDCVRSLAFRMPRPFIPSEARTALREARDYDKWPFVDYTAIVSPDGSIIASYGSLEFDMKELLSNNTIKNSSTRVVAEPIIENGEIKAYILLGSGVFLMDKGITMYLLLSAFAGTSGILVSFFMAKKLYKKMLQPLYDLAAAAKEIGVSKDYTLRVPYESSDELGDLVTHFNSMLDQIEKRDRLLTSHKKMLEHAVKLRTAELAKKNAQLVLEVAEREEAEMIRCEVERINQHDLKSLLNLVIGYPELLLSKGNLTEHQENYIKKIEMAGYRILDMINNNLDIFKMERGIYKLRATSVELVHLLFEIQDDITSMLTRLNVTLRITFNNHPVSTNNTFAVAGEYRLLQTLFSNLIVNAVEASRSDDIVTVAIQTDDQTITIHNSTLVPEEIQEKFFNKYATYGKEDGTGLGTYSAKLIANAHKAHVSMTSTKSRGTLIGVEFSEQLTIADTANLKPAVEQMFM from the coding sequence ATGTTCCGCTCTTTTTTTGCGCCGTTTAACCGTCGCATTATCTTTTTCATAACTGCAATGTGCGCCATCGCCATCTGCACAGTTGTCCTTGTTTCTGCATCAAGCATAATGCTTACAAAAAAAGGACGTTCAGAAAGAATCATCAAAGACTGTGTCCGGAGTCTTGCATTCCGCATGCCTCGACCCTTTATACCAAGTGAAGCTCGCACTGCTCTGCGTGAAGCCAGAGACTATGACAAGTGGCCGTTTGTGGATTACACCGCCATAGTCAGTCCTGATGGTTCAATCATAGCGTCCTACGGCTCGCTAGAGTTTGACATGAAGGAACTGCTCTCCAACAACACAATCAAGAATTCTTCAACACGCGTTGTCGCAGAACCAATTATCGAAAACGGAGAGATCAAGGCCTACATCCTGCTCGGCTCAGGAGTGTTTCTTATGGACAAAGGAATCACAATGTATCTCTTGCTTTCCGCCTTTGCAGGGACAAGTGGTATCCTTGTGAGTTTTTTCATGGCTAAAAAGCTATACAAAAAAATGCTACAGCCGCTGTACGATCTCGCAGCAGCAGCCAAAGAAATTGGGGTAAGTAAAGATTACACTCTACGAGTGCCTTACGAATCAAGTGATGAACTTGGTGACCTAGTCACGCACTTCAACTCAATGCTCGATCAAATTGAAAAGCGCGACAGGCTCCTCACGTCTCATAAAAAGATGTTGGAGCATGCAGTAAAATTACGTACCGCAGAGCTAGCAAAAAAAAATGCCCAGCTCGTATTGGAAGTTGCTGAACGAGAAGAAGCTGAAATGATCCGTTGCGAAGTGGAAAGGATTAACCAGCATGATCTAAAATCACTGCTGAACCTCGTCATCGGGTACCCGGAGTTATTGCTCTCAAAAGGCAACCTCACCGAGCATCAAGAAAACTACATCAAGAAGATCGAAATGGCCGGTTATCGTATCCTTGATATGATCAACAACAACTTGGACATCTTCAAAATGGAACGCGGTATTTACAAGCTACGTGCAACATCCGTAGAGCTTGTTCATCTGCTCTTTGAGATTCAGGATGACATAACGTCCATGCTCACACGGCTCAACGTGACCCTGCGCATTACGTTCAACAATCATCCGGTCTCTACCAACAACACATTCGCAGTCGCCGGTGAATATCGCCTATTGCAAACCTTGTTTTCGAACCTCATCGTAAATGCGGTTGAGGCTTCCAGAAGTGATGACATTGTGACCGTGGCAATTCAAACCGATGATCAAACCATAACCATCCACAACAGCACGCTTGTACCAGAAGAAATTCAAGAAAAATTCTTCAACAAGTATGCAACGTACGGAAAAGAAGACGGCACAGGTCTCGGCACGTATTCAGCCAAGCTTATTGCCAACGCCCACAAAGCACACGTCAGCATGACCAGTACTAAAAGTCGCGGCACGCTCATCGGTGTGGAATTTTCTGAACAGTTGACCATTGCGGACACTGCCAATCTCAAACCGGCAGTTGAGCAGATGTTTATGTAA
- a CDS encoding response regulator transcription factor, whose protein sequence is MKRILFIDDDFELGELLGSYLSGEGFSLHTAHDAMSGIEKLKEDTFDIVLLDIMLPDMNGFDLLQKIRNEYTMPVIMLTGRSDEIDKVVGLEMGADDYVAKPCPLRELAARIRAILRRTMPAKIARELNAPTKVDPAHKIIIGSMSLTPSARSVQIEDSPVQLTSAEYNVLEMLTSNAGALITREQLLEDALGRDPSLDDYVLNVHMSNLRRKLKHCAIIKTIRGNGYLLAIPEQIPQQVMHM, encoded by the coding sequence ATGAAACGCATTTTGTTTATCGACGACGATTTTGAATTAGGTGAACTGCTCGGTAGCTACTTGAGCGGAGAAGGCTTTTCGCTCCATACAGCACACGATGCAATGAGTGGTATTGAGAAACTCAAGGAAGATACTTTTGACATTGTGCTGCTTGATATCATGCTTCCGGACATGAACGGTTTTGATCTGCTGCAAAAGATCAGAAACGAATACACCATGCCCGTTATCATGCTTACTGGCCGTAGCGACGAAATCGATAAAGTTGTTGGACTTGAAATGGGGGCGGACGACTACGTGGCGAAGCCATGCCCGTTGCGTGAGCTGGCAGCACGCATCCGTGCAATTTTGCGCCGTACAATGCCTGCAAAAATAGCACGGGAGCTTAATGCGCCCACAAAAGTTGATCCTGCGCATAAGATCATTATCGGAAGTATGTCTCTCACACCTTCCGCACGCAGTGTTCAAATCGAAGATTCTCCGGTTCAGCTAACCAGCGCTGAATACAATGTTTTAGAAATGCTCACCAGCAACGCTGGCGCACTCATTACTCGTGAGCAGCTCCTTGAAGACGCACTCGGTCGCGATCCTTCACTTGATGACTATGTACTGAACGTACATATGAGTAATTTACGCAGAAAACTGAAACACTGCGCCATAATTAAAACTATTCGTGGAAATGGCTACTTGCTGGCCATACCGGAACAAATTCCACAGCAAGTTATGCACATGTAG